Proteins from a genomic interval of Erwinia sp. SLM-02:
- the pqiA gene encoding membrane integrity-associated transporter subunit PqiA, whose amino-acid sequence MCSSHHAHQWILCPQCDLMTQLPVLMPGSKASCPRCHTTLHSSWVEPLRRPAGYALAALFMLLLANLFPFVNMRVAGLSSEISLMQIPQVMVSEDYSSLATLFMLFVQGVPAFCMTAILLLVSPLKLPLPLKRGMTRILMQLRSWGMAEIFLAGVLVSFVKLMAYGDIGIGSSFIPWCLFCVLQLRAFQCIERRVLWERVAPLPPLPATPVAGISGLRQGMRSCACCTAVLASDRLVCPRCGSHGHARRKHSLQWTLALLLTSILLYIPANLMPIMITEALGNKMGSTIMAGVILLWSDGSYPVALVIFIASIMVPSLKMLAIAWLCWDVKGESRHHHDSERMHKIYEMVEFVGRWSMIDVFVIAVLSALVRMGRLMSIYPATGALLFAMVVILTMFAAITFDPRLTWDRVKDKSSEESLSDGQ is encoded by the coding sequence ATGTGTTCGTCGCACCACGCACATCAATGGATTTTATGTCCGCAGTGTGACCTGATGACACAGTTGCCCGTGCTCATGCCGGGCAGCAAAGCAAGCTGCCCGCGTTGTCATACCACACTGCACTCCAGCTGGGTTGAGCCACTCCGGCGCCCCGCTGGCTACGCGCTGGCGGCGCTGTTTATGCTGCTGCTGGCCAATCTTTTTCCCTTCGTTAATATGCGGGTGGCAGGGTTAAGCAGCGAAATATCCCTGATGCAAATCCCGCAGGTGATGGTTTCCGAAGACTACAGCAGCCTCGCCACGCTGTTTATGCTGTTTGTTCAGGGCGTGCCTGCGTTTTGTATGACGGCAATATTGCTGCTGGTCAGTCCGTTAAAACTGCCGCTGCCGTTGAAACGGGGGATGACCCGTATCCTGATGCAGCTGCGAAGCTGGGGCATGGCGGAGATTTTCCTCGCCGGGGTTCTGGTGAGCTTCGTTAAGCTGATGGCCTATGGGGATATCGGTATCGGCAGCAGCTTTATCCCGTGGTGCCTGTTCTGCGTGCTGCAGCTGCGGGCATTCCAGTGCATTGAACGACGCGTGCTCTGGGAACGCGTGGCACCGCTGCCGCCGCTGCCTGCAACTCCGGTGGCCGGGATTAGCGGCCTGCGCCAGGGGATGCGTTCCTGCGCCTGCTGCACCGCCGTGCTGGCCAGCGATCGACTCGTGTGTCCGCGCTGCGGCAGTCATGGGCACGCCCGGCGTAAGCACAGCCTGCAGTGGACGCTGGCGCTACTGTTGACCTCTATATTGCTTTATATTCCCGCAAACCTGATGCCGATCATGATCACCGAAGCGCTGGGCAACAAGATGGGCTCGACGATTATGGCCGGGGTTATCCTGCTGTGGAGCGATGGTTCCTATCCGGTCGCGTTAGTGATATTCATTGCCAGTATCATGGTACCGTCACTCAAGATGCTGGCCATCGCCTGGCTTTGCTGGGACGTCAAAGGCGAGAGCCGTCATCACCATGACAGCGAACGGATGCATAAGATTTATGAAATGGTGGAGTTTGTCGGGCGCTGGTCAATGATCGATGTATTTGTTATTGCCGTACTGTCGGCACTGGTGCGAATGGGGCGGCTGATGAGCATTTATCCCGCCACGGGCGCGCTGTTATTTGCCATGGTCGTCATCCTGACGATGTTTGCCGCCATCACGTTCGATCCCCGACTGACCTGGGATCGGGTGAAAGATAAGAGTTCTGAGGAGTCGTTGAGTGACGGACAATAA
- the pqiB gene encoding intermembrane transport protein PqiB, whose translation MTDNNHSTARVEHIKRWSPVWIVPIVTVLIGAWILFYHFSHQGPEVTLITTNAEGIEGGKTTIKSRSVDVGIVESAVLTDDLHHVEIKARLNSGMEKLLREDSAFWVVKPTIGRGGVSGLGTLLSGAYIELQPGAKGEKAKEYQLLDAPPLAPPDAKGIRITLDSRKAGQLNPGDPVLFRGYRVGSVETSSFDTDKRMIGYQLFIAAPYDRLITTNVRFWKDSGIAVDMSASGMRVEMGSLATLLSGGVSFDVPEGWELGKPAENKAEYRLFDDQRSIQDSLYSEHKDFLMFFNDSVRGLNAGAPVEFRGIRLGTVAEVPFTAPGIAQRLNNDYRIPVLIRIEPERFRKQLGEGFNFEQHLKSGIAEGLRASLKSANLLTGSLYIDLDFYKNAKPVTGSSKFGDYELIPTVSGGLAQIQEKLVESLDKINNLPLNPMLNEATGTLKESQRTLRELQKTLDNLNQITSSQAMQELPADMQTTLRELNRSMKGFQPGSPAYNKMVADMQRLDQVMRELQPVLKTLNNKSNALVFEAKPGQDPQPKRAK comes from the coding sequence GTGACGGACAATAATCACAGCACCGCCAGAGTAGAACACATTAAGCGCTGGTCGCCGGTGTGGATCGTACCGATTGTCACCGTGCTGATCGGCGCATGGATCCTGTTTTATCACTTCAGCCATCAGGGGCCGGAAGTTACCCTGATCACCACCAATGCGGAAGGCATTGAGGGTGGAAAAACCACCATTAAAAGCCGCAGTGTCGATGTCGGCATCGTGGAGAGCGCCGTGTTAACGGACGATCTGCACCACGTTGAAATCAAAGCACGTCTGAATTCCGGCATGGAGAAACTCCTGCGTGAAGACAGCGCTTTCTGGGTGGTCAAACCGACCATTGGCCGCGGTGGCGTCAGCGGTCTGGGAACGTTGCTGTCCGGTGCTTATATTGAACTTCAGCCTGGCGCGAAAGGCGAAAAGGCGAAAGAGTATCAATTGCTGGATGCGCCACCGCTGGCTCCGCCTGATGCCAAAGGGATCCGCATCACTTTGGACAGCCGCAAAGCCGGTCAGCTAAATCCAGGCGATCCGGTCCTGTTCCGCGGTTATCGCGTCGGCTCTGTGGAAACCAGCTCGTTTGATACCGATAAACGTATGATCGGCTATCAGCTGTTTATTGCCGCGCCTTACGATCGGCTTATCACCACCAATGTGCGCTTCTGGAAAGACAGTGGGATTGCGGTAGATATGTCTGCGTCGGGGATGCGGGTTGAAATGGGATCGCTGGCCACGCTGTTAAGCGGTGGGGTGAGCTTTGACGTGCCGGAAGGCTGGGAGCTGGGCAAGCCCGCCGAGAATAAAGCGGAGTATCGGTTATTTGACGATCAGCGCAGCATTCAGGACTCCCTGTACAGCGAGCACAAAGACTTCCTGATGTTCTTTAACGATTCGGTTCGCGGCCTGAACGCCGGTGCGCCGGTTGAGTTCCGTGGTATTCGCCTAGGTACGGTGGCTGAAGTGCCGTTTACCGCCCCGGGTATCGCCCAGCGTCTGAATAACGATTACCGCATACCGGTGCTGATCCGCATTGAGCCTGAGCGTTTCCGTAAGCAGTTAGGCGAAGGGTTCAACTTTGAGCAGCATTTGAAAAGCGGTATCGCCGAGGGACTACGCGCCTCGCTTAAATCCGCCAATCTGTTGACCGGTTCGCTGTACATTGATTTAGACTTTTATAAAAATGCCAAACCGGTTACCGGTTCGTCTAAATTTGGAGATTACGAACTGATCCCAACGGTCAGCGGTGGGCTTGCTCAGATTCAGGAAAAGCTGGTGGAATCGCTGGATAAAATCAACAATCTGCCGCTTAACCCAATGCTGAATGAGGCAACCGGAACGCTGAAAGAGAGCCAGCGCACGCTGCGTGAACTGCAGAAAACGCTGGATAACCTGAATCAGATCACCTCCAGCCAGGCCATGCAGGAGCTCCCGGCTGACATGCAGACTACGCTACGTGAACTGAATCGCAGCATGAAAGGCTTCCAGCCGGGATCGCCTGCCTATAACAAGATGGTGGCGGATATGCAGCGGCTGGATCAGGTTATGCGTGAGCTGCAGCCGGTTCTGAAAACGCTTAATAACAAAAGTAATGCGCTGGTGTTTGAAGCGAAACCCGGCCAGGACCCACAGCCGAAGAGGGCGAAATAA
- the pqiC gene encoding membrane integrity-associated transporter subunit PqiC, which yields MMKWIPVAMILALTACSSTPETRYYQLPAAGNNPVVSSQTFSRPVWVESVSIPDYLAGNGVVYQSNDVQYVIAANNRWASPLDQQLQQTLVSNLSSELPGAMISATPLGQQHDTLNVTVTGFHGRYDGQAVVSGVWVLQREGRLQKRAFTLTLPQSEDGYDSLVRTLSKGWQQISTQIANAINQQR from the coding sequence ATGATGAAATGGATCCCCGTCGCCATGATCCTGGCGTTAACGGCCTGCAGCAGCACGCCGGAAACCCGTTACTACCAGCTGCCAGCAGCAGGCAATAACCCGGTGGTGAGCAGTCAGACTTTTTCGCGTCCGGTCTGGGTGGAATCGGTGTCGATACCGGATTATCTGGCGGGTAACGGGGTGGTTTATCAAAGCAATGACGTTCAGTACGTGATCGCGGCGAATAATCGCTGGGCCAGTCCGCTTGACCAGCAGCTGCAGCAAACGCTGGTCAGCAACCTGAGCAGCGAATTACCCGGCGCAATGATTTCTGCAACGCCGCTCGGGCAGCAGCATGACACACTCAACGTGACCGTAACCGGATTCCACGGCCGCTATGATGGTCAGGCCGTTGTCAGCGGTGTCTGGGTCCTGCAGCGTGAAGGCCGCCTGCAGAAAAGGGCATTTACTCTGACTCTGCCGCAAAGCGAGGACGGGTATGATTCGTTAGTCAGAACGCTGTCTAAGGGTTGGCAACAGATTTCGACCCAGATCGCAAATGCGATAAATCAGCAACGTTAG
- the rmf gene encoding ribosome modulation factor, with amino-acid sequence MKRQKRDRLDRAHSRGYQAGITGRSKEMCPYQLLDARSHWLGGWRQAMEDRTVTA; translated from the coding sequence ATGAAGAGACAGAAACGAGATCGCCTGGATCGGGCACATTCACGGGGCTATCAGGCGGGTATTACAGGACGCTCAAAAGAGATGTGTCCATACCAATTGCTGGATGCTCGATCTCACTGGTTGGGAGGTTGGCGACAAGCCATGGAGGACAGGACGGTTACCGCGTAA
- the fabA gene encoding bifunctional 3-hydroxydecanoyl-ACP dehydratase/trans-2-decenoyl-ACP isomerase produces the protein MVDKRESYTKEDLIASGRGELFGAEGPPLPAGNMLMMDRVIKMTEDGGNYGKGFVEAELDINPDLWFFGCHFIGDPVMPGCLGLDAMWQLVGFYLGWLGAEGKGRALGVGEVKFTGQVLPTAKKVSYRIHFKRVINRKLVMGVADGEVLVDGKVIYTATDLKVGLFKDTTAF, from the coding sequence ATGGTAGATAAACGCGAATCCTATACAAAAGAAGACCTGATTGCTTCTGGTCGCGGTGAACTTTTCGGTGCAGAAGGCCCGCCATTGCCAGCCGGCAATATGTTGATGATGGACCGCGTAATCAAAATGACCGAAGACGGCGGTAACTACGGTAAAGGCTTCGTAGAGGCCGAGCTGGATATTAATCCGGACCTGTGGTTCTTCGGCTGTCATTTCATCGGCGACCCGGTCATGCCGGGCTGTCTGGGTCTGGATGCAATGTGGCAACTGGTCGGTTTTTACCTGGGCTGGTTAGGCGCTGAAGGTAAAGGCCGCGCGCTGGGCGTTGGCGAAGTGAAATTCACCGGTCAGGTTCTGCCGACCGCGAAGAAAGTTTCGTACCGTATTCACTTCAAACGCGTCATTAATCGTAAGCTGGTGATGGGCGTTGCAGATGGTGAAGTGCTGGTCGACGGAAAAGTGATTTACACCGCGACTGACCTGAAAGTTGGCCTGTTTAAAGATACGACCGCTTTCTAA
- a CDS encoding Lon protease family protein, with protein MTNNRLEWRALQPDTERFQHLISQAATTETECFANVQSRLFNGLSLLLQTPAKVPLMLVKSAESAEYQALLQNVLSSLVESEEEEDDANLLYGGHYLVEPQKIVWRPAESPLDNFASTGGIHHADWIEAEQLFGCVRLHNSTLTLTPGLVHRANGGVLILSLRVLLAQPLLWLRLKQIMVNRRFDWYSQDETRPLPLDVPSMPMQLRLVLTGDRDALADFQDMEPELVALSLYSEFEENIQLVDEEEFTHWIQWVLSVAQSLGYPAPSADFWPVLIREAARYTGDQETLPLDPTWLARQLQDAALYSENETVSGDNLRDALTTREWRESFLSERVRDDILLDQILIETEGETIGQINALSVIDFPGHPRPFGEPSRISCVVHVGDGEFTDVERKAELGGNIHAKGMMIMQAWLIAELELDQQLPFSASMVFEQSYSEVDGDSASLAELCVLISALALQPINQQIAVTGSVDQFGRVQPVGGLNEKIEGFFNICNQRTLNGHQGVILPAANVRHLSLQQEVVDAVREGKFHLWAVSSVDEALPLLTGVEWDKENDPCLLRSIQDRIAQFNQQDARQLPWPLRWLNWFNQR; from the coding sequence TTGACCAACAACCGATTAGAGTGGCGCGCCCTACAGCCCGATACAGAACGCTTCCAGCATCTCATCTCACAGGCGGCCACCACTGAGACAGAATGTTTTGCTAACGTGCAGTCTCGCCTGTTCAACGGCCTCAGCCTGCTTCTGCAAACCCCGGCTAAAGTACCGCTTATGCTGGTTAAAAGCGCCGAAAGCGCTGAATACCAGGCTTTGCTGCAGAACGTGCTCTCTTCCCTTGTGGAATCTGAAGAAGAGGAAGACGATGCAAACCTGCTGTACGGTGGGCACTATCTGGTTGAACCGCAAAAGATCGTCTGGCGCCCGGCGGAAAGCCCGCTCGACAATTTTGCCAGCACCGGTGGCATTCATCATGCCGACTGGATTGAAGCTGAGCAGCTGTTTGGCTGTGTTCGTCTTCATAACTCAACGCTAACGCTCACTCCGGGTCTTGTTCACCGTGCAAACGGCGGCGTGCTGATCCTCTCCCTGCGCGTGCTGCTGGCGCAGCCTTTACTCTGGCTGCGCCTGAAACAGATTATGGTCAACCGCCGCTTCGACTGGTATTCGCAGGATGAAACGCGCCCTCTGCCGCTTGACGTCCCGTCAATGCCGATGCAGCTTCGTCTGGTCCTGACCGGCGATCGTGATGCCCTGGCTGATTTTCAGGATATGGAGCCGGAGCTGGTTGCGCTCTCACTTTACAGTGAGTTTGAGGAGAACATCCAGCTGGTCGATGAAGAAGAGTTCACGCACTGGATCCAGTGGGTGCTCAGTGTAGCGCAGAGTCTGGGCTACCCCGCTCCCTCCGCTGACTTCTGGCCGGTGCTGATTCGTGAAGCCGCGCGCTATACCGGCGATCAGGAGACGCTGCCGCTGGACCCCACCTGGCTGGCTCGTCAGCTGCAGGATGCCGCACTTTACAGCGAGAACGAAACCGTCAGCGGCGATAATTTACGCGATGCGCTAACGACGCGTGAATGGCGTGAGAGCTTCCTCTCCGAACGGGTACGCGACGACATTTTGCTCGATCAGATCCTGATCGAAACCGAAGGCGAAACGATCGGCCAAATCAACGCGCTTTCGGTAATTGATTTCCCGGGTCATCCTCGTCCGTTTGGCGAGCCTTCGCGCATCAGCTGCGTGGTACATGTTGGCGACGGCGAGTTCACCGATGTGGAGCGTAAAGCGGAACTCGGCGGTAATATCCACGCCAAGGGTATGATGATTATGCAGGCGTGGCTCATTGCCGAGCTGGAGCTTGATCAACAGCTGCCCTTCTCCGCTTCGATGGTATTTGAACAGTCTTATTCAGAAGTTGATGGCGACAGCGCTTCGCTGGCCGAGCTGTGTGTACTCATCAGCGCTCTGGCATTACAACCGATCAATCAGCAAATCGCCGTTACCGGTTCCGTCGATCAGTTTGGTCGCGTTCAGCCTGTGGGCGGATTGAACGAAAAAATTGAAGGCTTCTTCAATATCTGTAATCAGCGTACGCTGAATGGCCATCAGGGGGTCATTCTCCCGGCGGCCAACGTACGTCACCTCTCGTTACAACAAGAAGTTGTCGATGCGGTACGAGAAGGTAAATTTCATTTATGGGCGGTATCCAGCGTGGATGAAGCCCTGCCGTTGTTAACGGGTGTTGAATGGGACAAGGAGAACGATCCTTGCCTGCTGCGTTCTATTCAGGACCGCATTGCTCAGTTTAACCAACAGGATGCGCGCCAGCTTCCCTGGCCGCTACGCTGGTTAAACTGGTTCAACCAGCGCTGA
- the matP gene encoding macrodomain Ter protein MatP — protein sequence MKYQQLENLESGWKWKYLVKKHREGEAITRYIELSAAQAVVDELLAMENNPNLVLAWISQHINPALENRMKQTIRARRKRHFNAEHQHTRKKSIDLEYLVWQRLAGLAQRRNSTLSETVVQLIEDAERKEQYASQMSSLKQDLKAILGKPE from the coding sequence ATGAAATATCAACAACTGGAAAATCTTGAAAGCGGATGGAAATGGAAATACCTGGTCAAAAAACACCGCGAAGGTGAAGCGATCACGCGCTATATCGAGCTCAGCGCAGCGCAGGCGGTCGTGGATGAGTTGTTGGCGATGGAGAACAACCCCAATCTGGTCTTAGCCTGGATTAGCCAGCATATTAATCCAGCTCTTGAAAATCGGATGAAACAGACGATCCGCGCGCGTCGTAAACGCCATTTTAATGCTGAACATCAGCATACGCGAAAGAAGTCTATCGACCTGGAATATCTGGTGTGGCAGCGTCTTGCAGGACTGGCGCAGCGTCGTAACAGTACGCTTTCAGAAACGGTGGTGCAGCTTATTGAAGACGCCGAGCGTAAAGAACAATATGCCAGCCAGATGTCCTCACTCAAGCAGGATCTCAAGGCGATTCTCGGTAAACCCGAATAG
- the ompA gene encoding porin OmpA yields the protein MKKTAIAIAVALAGFATVAQAAPKDDTWYTGAKLGWSQYHDKGYYGNGYQDNDGPTHENQLGAGAFLGYQANPYLGFELGYDWLGRMPNKGDQVNGAFKAQGVQLAAKLSYPVLDNLDVYTRLGGMVWRADSTQQVVGGDRISDHDTGVSPLAAVGVEYALTQNWATRLDYQWVNNIGDAGTVGTRPDNSMFSVGVSYRFGQEEAAAPAPAPAPAPAPVVETKRFTLKSDVLFNFNKATLKPEGQQALDQLYTQLSNLDPKDGSVVVLGFTDRIGSEEYNQKLSEKRAQSVVDYLVSKGIPANKISARGQGKSNPVTGNTCDSVKGRQALIDCLAPDRRVEIEVKGIKDVVTQPQA from the coding sequence ATGAAAAAGACAGCTATCGCAATTGCAGTGGCACTGGCTGGCTTCGCTACCGTAGCGCAGGCCGCTCCTAAAGATGACACCTGGTACACCGGTGCTAAACTGGGCTGGTCTCAGTACCACGATAAAGGTTACTACGGTAACGGTTACCAGGATAACGACGGCCCAACCCATGAAAATCAGCTTGGTGCTGGTGCATTCCTTGGTTATCAGGCGAATCCATACCTGGGCTTCGAACTGGGTTACGACTGGCTGGGCCGTATGCCTAACAAAGGCGACCAGGTTAATGGCGCATTCAAAGCGCAGGGCGTTCAGCTGGCAGCTAAGTTAAGCTACCCGGTTCTGGACAACCTGGACGTTTACACCCGCCTGGGTGGTATGGTGTGGCGTGCTGACTCCACTCAGCAGGTAGTTGGCGGCGATCGCATCAGCGACCACGACACCGGTGTTTCTCCACTGGCAGCAGTGGGTGTTGAATATGCACTGACTCAGAACTGGGCAACCCGTCTGGACTACCAGTGGGTGAACAACATCGGTGATGCAGGTACCGTTGGTACGCGTCCTGATAACTCCATGTTCAGCGTAGGTGTTTCTTACCGTTTCGGTCAGGAAGAAGCTGCTGCACCAGCACCAGCTCCAGCACCAGCTCCGGCTCCAGTTGTTGAAACCAAGCGTTTCACTCTGAAATCTGACGTGCTGTTCAACTTCAACAAAGCCACTCTGAAACCAGAAGGTCAGCAGGCTCTGGATCAGCTGTACACTCAGCTGAGCAATCTGGATCCGAAAGATGGCTCTGTTGTAGTACTGGGCTTCACCGACCGCATCGGTTCTGAAGAGTACAACCAGAAACTGTCTGAGAAACGTGCTCAGTCAGTCGTGGATTACCTGGTATCTAAAGGTATCCCAGCTAACAAGATCTCTGCACGTGGCCAGGGTAAATCTAACCCAGTTACTGGCAACACCTGTGACAGCGTGAAAGGCCGTCAGGCTCTGATCGACTGCCTGGCGCCAGACCGTCGCGTAGAAATCGAAGTTAAAGGCATCAAAGACGTTGTGACTCAGCCTCAGGCTTAA
- the sulA gene encoding SOS-induced cell division inhibitor SulA translates to MRTYFPKSQSVNSDSAFHVASRVTSAPACAAGLISELVYSENQPGMTQLLLLPLLQQLGKQSRWQLWLTPQQKLSRDWLQRSGLPLDRVMQASHSGPITTVEAMIKALQTGNYSVVLGWFDEEVSESDRARLLAAANCGQALGLIMRPDRVNLQSGRPLSGLKIHSSLYH, encoded by the coding sequence ATGCGTACCTATTTCCCGAAATCTCAATCTGTTAATAGCGATAGTGCATTCCACGTTGCATCACGTGTGACATCTGCTCCAGCTTGTGCCGCTGGTTTGATTAGTGAATTAGTTTACAGCGAAAACCAGCCCGGCATGACCCAGCTGTTGCTGCTTCCTCTGCTTCAGCAGTTGGGTAAGCAGTCCCGCTGGCAGCTGTGGTTAACACCGCAACAAAAATTGAGCCGTGACTGGCTGCAGCGTTCGGGCCTCCCTCTTGATAGAGTCATGCAGGCCTCGCATTCAGGGCCAATCACTACCGTTGAAGCCATGATTAAAGCATTACAAACAGGTAATTACAGCGTGGTGCTCGGGTGGTTTGATGAGGAGGTATCGGAAAGCGATCGTGCGCGTCTGCTGGCAGCCGCCAACTGCGGCCAGGCACTGGGCCTGATCATGCGTCCGGATCGGGTAAATTTGCAATCGGGCAGACCACTTAGCGGGTTAAAAATTCATTCAAGTTTGTATCATTAA
- a CDS encoding TfoX/Sxy family DNA transformation protein — MSSSKQRIEQAKQRLASLGQVESRTQFGGYSLSVAKTVFAVVADGELYLRACEQVQPYIIERKMQPLHLVKRGLSVELNYYRVDGALWTDPDQLLALSSLCLNGARQELWMRLMNRRIKDLPNMGIRMEAMLRDVGICSIAVLIEQGAKRSWLKLRANNKHLGLSVLLALEGAIVGSHYQALPTDVKEELRDWFRRNSPWDR, encoded by the coding sequence ATGAGTAGTTCAAAACAGAGAATTGAACAGGCTAAACAGCGGTTGGCGTCGTTGGGGCAGGTTGAGTCGCGCACGCAGTTCGGCGGTTACAGTCTTTCCGTAGCAAAAACCGTTTTTGCGGTCGTTGCCGATGGCGAACTGTATCTACGTGCCTGTGAGCAGGTACAGCCCTACATCATTGAAAGGAAAATGCAGCCGCTCCATTTAGTGAAGCGCGGTTTATCCGTTGAGCTGAACTATTACCGGGTTGATGGCGCGCTGTGGACCGATCCCGATCAGCTGCTGGCTCTCTCTTCTTTATGTCTGAATGGCGCGCGGCAGGAGCTGTGGATGCGGCTAATGAACCGGCGCATCAAAGATTTACCCAATATGGGCATTCGCATGGAGGCAATGCTGCGCGATGTGGGCATCTGTTCAATCGCGGTGCTGATAGAGCAGGGGGCAAAACGTAGCTGGCTGAAGCTGCGCGCCAACAATAAGCACCTCGGGCTTTCGGTGCTGCTTGCGCTGGAAGGTGCGATAGTCGGCAGCCACTATCAGGCGCTGCCGACGGATGTTAAGGAAGAATTACGCGACTGGTTCAGACGGAATTCGCCGTGGGATCGTTGA